The following coding sequences lie in one bacterium genomic window:
- a CDS encoding DUF2169 domain-containing protein, translated as MSDNNNYVHTLLPAQNPEGRHIMAAVVKRTYDIGQDGRCTPADNQEPLVGADQYYEGKDPVTASCLMESDYIPWKVATDVVVIAKAYAPWRKPAREIEASVTVGEVTKKVVVIGNRKCSYSKLRGPLFSDPEPFIEMEVRYERAYGGVDLLSFGPDAPMMYPRNLLGKGFVVKDTKEALDGLELPNIEDPQHLLTRENIITGRMEEWQKQPMPQGFGWYGKLWYPRCSYAGVLPAYMSLYEEIREAAIGLVPKDQVEQFKKFKMPMLDFKFFNGAAPGLALPFLKDDETIRMVNLDPRGAFELQLPGQTPRIGIDIGAGLEYPQVVLHTVCILKKENRVYLVWRGAIEYPGPEDIEAVKKMEVIVEEG; from the coding sequence ATGTCAGATAATAACAATTATGTCCACACGCTTCTTCCGGCCCAGAACCCGGAGGGCAGGCATATTATGGCGGCTGTGGTGAAACGCACTTATGATATTGGCCAGGATGGTCGCTGCACCCCGGCGGATAACCAGGAACCGTTGGTAGGCGCTGATCAGTATTACGAGGGCAAGGATCCTGTAACTGCTTCCTGCTTGATGGAGAGTGATTATATTCCCTGGAAGGTGGCCACGGATGTGGTGGTCATAGCCAAGGCGTATGCCCCCTGGAGGAAGCCGGCTCGGGAAATTGAGGCATCGGTTACGGTGGGTGAAGTCACAAAAAAGGTTGTCGTCATTGGGAACCGAAAATGCAGTTATTCCAAATTGCGCGGGCCGTTGTTTTCTGATCCCGAACCATTTATCGAAATGGAAGTCCGTTACGAAAGAGCTTATGGAGGTGTTGATCTACTCTCTTTTGGTCCGGATGCGCCGATGATGTATCCTCGAAATTTGCTGGGAAAAGGGTTCGTGGTGAAAGACACCAAGGAGGCGCTTGATGGGTTGGAATTGCCAAACATTGAGGACCCTCAACACTTATTGACCAGGGAAAATATCATCACGGGGAGGATGGAAGAGTGGCAGAAACAGCCGATGCCTCAGGGGTTCGGCTGGTATGGAAAACTGTGGTACCCCCGGTGTTCATACGCGGGCGTGCTGCCGGCCTACATGTCGTTGTATGAAGAAATTCGGGAAGCGGCCATCGGATTGGTTCCCAAAGACCAGGTCGAGCAGTTCAAGAAATTTAAAATGCCAATGCTGGATTTTAAATTCTTCAATGGGGCAGCACCGGGACTGGCCCTGCCGTTTCTTAAGGATGACGAAACCATCCGCATGGTCAATCTTGATCCGAGGGGTGCTTTCGAACTGCAACTCCCCGGCCAGACACCGAGAATCGGCATTGATATTGGAGCGGGCCTCGAATATCCCCAGGTTGTGTTGCATACAGTTTGTATCTTGAAAAAGGAAAACCGGGTATATCTGGTCTGGAGGGGCGCGATCGAATATCCTGGTCCGGAAGATATAGAGGCCGTAAAGAAAATGGAGGTCATCGTAGAGGAAGGCTGA